CCCATGAGGAGTGCCCCGATGAGCATCCGCCTGTTCGCCCTGCTGACCCTGCTCGCGCCGATGCCGGCGCTGGCGCAGGAAGAGCCGCCCCCCGTCGAGGTCGAGATCGTCGGCGGCGGCGTGAAGGGCAATGTCACCATCGCCATTCCCGCCTTCCCCAGCCAGGCGGGTCCCGGCGACGGCGTCGGGCGCCAGATCGCCGAAGTGATCAGCGCCGATTTGCGCTCGACCGGGCTGTTCACGCCGCTCGGACCCAACGGCGTCGCCACCTACGGCGCATCGCAGGCGGCGACCCCGGCCTATCCGACGTGGCGCGCGGCGGGCGCTTCCGCACTCGTGTCCGGCTATGTGGAGAGCGGCGCCGGCGGTCGGCTGACGCTCGCCTGCTATCTGTTCGACGTGACCGCGGGCCGCGAGCTTGCGCGGCAGGGCTTCGCGGTCAACGCTGGCGACTGGCGCCGCGCCGCGCACAAGTGCGCCGACCTTGTCTATTCGCGTCTGTCGGGTGAACAGCCGTTCCTCGATACGCGCGTCGTCTATGTCGCCGAAACCGGTCCGAAGAATGCGCGCGTAAAGCGGATCGCGATCATGGACAGCGACGGATCCAACCATCGCTACCTGACGCCCGGGCAGGCGACCGTGCTGACCCCGCGCTTCAGCCCGCGCGGCGACAAGCTGGTCTACATGAGCTATCAGGGCCGCCGTCCGCGCGTCTACGTGATGGACATGGCCAGCGGCTCGACCCGCCTGCTCGTCCCCGGCACCGCCTTCACCTTCGCCCCGCGCTTTTCGCCTGACGGCAACCGCATCGTCTTTTCGATGGCTAGCGGCGGCAATACCGACATTTATGTCGTAGGCGCTAATGGCGGCACTCCGCAGCGTCTGACATCGACCCCGGGCGCCGACACCGCGCCCAGCTTCTCGCCCGACGGTCGGCGCATCACGTTCGAAAGCGACCGATCGGGCAGCCAGCAAATCTACGTCATGAACGACGACGGGTCGGGCCAGCGCCGGATCAGCTTCGGCGGCGGCGCCTTCGCCACCCCGGTGTGGAGCCCGCGCGGCGACCTGATCGCCTTCACCAAGATCGGTGGCGGCGCTTTTCGTGTCGGCGTGATGAATTCGTCGGGCAGCGGCGAACGCCTGCTGACCAACGCGTGGCAGGACGAGGGGCCGAGCTGGGCCCCCAACGGCCAGTTCGTCATGTTCCACCGCACCGCACAGGGGTCGGGCAACGCGACCCTCTACTCGGTCAGCATCAATGGCGGACAGCCACGCCGAATGCCGACCCCCGTCGGCGGATCCGATCCCAGCTGGTCGCCGCTCAACGATTGAGCCGCCGGCAACCCATTTGAAGGAGTGACATCATGAACAAGACCATCCTCATCGGCATGACCGCGCTGGCTCTGACTATCGGCGGCTGCGGACGAAAGACCCCGGTGGCCGATGCGTCGAGCGGCGCCATCGATCCCAATGCCGGAGCGCCGGTGACCGCGGCCGACGATTCGGTCGATCTCGTCGAACTGCCGGCGATGCAGGCCGACCTCGTCGCCAAGGCGGGCAGCGACACCATCTATTTCGGGACCGATCAGTACGGGCTCGACCAGGCGTCGCGTGCGACGCTGGGGGCTCAGGCGCGCTGGATGCTCGCCAACCCATCGGTGCGCGGGTCGATCGAAGGCCATGCCGACGAACGCGGCACCCGCGAATATAATCTCGCGCTGGGCGAGCGGCGCGCCAACAGTGCCAAGGACTTCCTGATCGCCAGCGGCGTGCCAGCAGGCCGTCTGACTGTGATCAGCTGGGGCAAGGAACGCCCGGCCGCGCAAGGGTCCGACGAAAGCGCCTGGGCGCAGAACCGCCGGGCCGTGACGGTGGTGGTAAAGTAAGTCTTACGCGGCGTAGCGCTGGTGCGTGCCCTGGCCCAGCCAGCTGCGCGCCTGGCGCTGCGCTTCGGCGATTTCGCGCGCGGTCATCTCGTAGGAGATTTCGGCGCGGCAAGCCTGCGCGCGGGTGTCGCCCGACAGCGCGGCGAGGTTGAACCACTTGTGCGCTTCGATCAGGTCGACCGGGGCGCCCCCGCGGCCCGTCGAGTAGCTGACGCCAAGGTCGTAATAGGCTTCGACGTCGCCACGCTCGGCGTCGGCTAGTCGGCTACGAATTAGGAAGTCCGCGCTCTTCTGACTGATGGCCATTTCAAATTCCCCTGTTTCCCTCTGTGGAACGGAGAATTCGGCTCAAAGCATGTTCAAATGGTTAACGCGGCAAAAACCCTAATTGGAAACTGTTGCCGAAACGACACGAATGTTATCGATCAGTCGGGTCGTTCCGATCACTGCGGCCGCCAGAAGTCGCATCTCGCCTTCAGCGGTCCTGACCGGTTCGAGCGTAGCGGCGTCCACCAGCGCGACATAGTCGATCCGCTCGAAACCCGCATCGCGGAGCGATTGCCGCGCCGCGTCGAGCACCTCGCTCACCGGCTCGCCTTCAGAAATCTCGCGCCGTGCCTGTTCCAGCGCCATCGGCAGCGCAAGCGCCCGCTTCCGTTCGTCAGCGCTGAGGTAGGCGTTGCGCGAAGACAGGGCGAGGCCATCGGCATCGCGGACCGTCTCGACACCGTGAATGGCGATGCCAAGGCCAAGGTCGCGCTCCATCCGGCGGATCACCGCGAGCTGCTGGAAATCCTTTTCGCCGAAAATCGCTGTTGTCGGTCGCACCGCCAGGAACAGCTTGGCGACCACCGTCGCGACCCCGTCAAAATGACCCGGCCGCGCCGCGCCGTCCCAGCGCTCGCTGACCCCGGCGACATGCACCGTGGTCTCGAATCCCTCGGGGTATAACTGCGTCGCGGTCGGGGTCCACAGCAGGTCGCATCCAGCCTCCCCCAGCAATGCGGCGTCCTCGGCCTCGCGCCGCGGATAGCGATCGAGGTCGTCGGTCGGCGCGAACTGAAGCGGATTGACGAAGATCGTAGCGGCGACGCGGTCGGCCCTGGTCCGCGCTTCGGCGATCAACGCGAGGTGCCCGGCGTGGAGCGCCCCCATCGTCGGGACGAGGGCGATCGTCTCGCCGTTCGCGCGCCATGGCGCCAGCGCGGCGGCCAAATCGCTCAATTCACGAACAATTTGCATGCGATTCGGGCCTTCGATAGAGCTTGGCATCGGGGCATCGTCTGTAACGGCGGGCCGAGGGGATCAACAAGGGGCACGTCGATGGCCATGGGCCAGCCGCATTTCATCATCTTCGCCAACGAAAAGGGCGGCACGGGCAAGTCGACCACCGCGGTCCACACCGCCGTTGCGCTCGCCGCCTCGGGCCACCGCGTCGCCGCGCTCGACCTCGACCAGCGCCAGCGCACTATGACCCGCTATCTCGAAAACCGCGATGCGACGATGCGTCGGCTCGACAAGAAGCTTCCGCACGCAGTCTACGAAGTGCTTGAGGATCAGCGCGAGGAAGCGCTCGAGGCCGCGATCGAGCGCCTGTCGGAACAGGCCGACGTGATCGTCATCGACACGCCCGGCCGCGACGATCCGATCGCCCGGGCCGCGATCCAAAAGGCCGACACGCTGGTCACCCCGATGAACGACAGCTTCGTCGACCTCGACCTCATCGGACAGGTCCACCCCGAAAATTACAAGATCACCAAGCCCAGCTTCTATGCGGAAATGATCTGGAACAGCCGCACCCAGCGCGCCAAGGCGACCGGGCGAAGCGTCGACTGGGTCGTCCTGCGCAACCGCCTGCAGCACATCGAATCGCACAACCTTCGCCGCGTCGGTGCCGCGCTCGACGAGCTGGCGCGCCGCGTCGGTTTCCGGGTGATTCCGGGCCTCGGCGAACGCGTGATCTACCGCGAACTCTTTCCCAAGGGACTGACCCTGCTCGACCTTGCCGACATTGGCGAAGTCGCGGTGGGACATATTGCCGCCCGTCAGGAGTTACGCGAGATGATCGCGGGGTTGGCCATCCCGGCGCGGGCCGACATCGGCCAGGCGCCGAAGGCTGCCGCTGCGGGCTGAGCCGTTTCTACACAGGAATTCCAATGCACCAGTTCAATCGTACCATCCTGCGCGAATATGACGTGCGGGGCATCGTCGGATCGACCCTGTTTCCCGAGGACGCGCGCGCGCTCGGCCGCAGCTATGCCGCGCTGGCGATCGGCGAAGGCGCCAAGCGGATCGCGGTCGGCCGCGACGGCCGCACCCATTCCCCCGAGATGGAAGCCGCGTTGCTCCAAGGCCTGACCGAAGGCGGGCTCGACGTGGTCAAGATCGGCATGGGCCCCTCGCCGATGCTCTATTTCGCGGTCGCGACGCTCGACGTCGACGGTGGCATCCAGGTTACCGGCAGCCACAATCCGGCCGACTATAACGGTTTCAAGATGCTGCTGAACGGCCGCTCGGTGTTCGGCACTGAGATCCAAGACCTCGGCCGCCGCGCCGCGGAAGGCGACTGGACCGAAGGCCAGGGCCAGGTCAGCGAGACGGACGTGATCGACGATTATGTCGATGCGCTGGTCAAGGGCTTCGACGGCAATGCCTATCGGATCGGCTGGGACGCGGGCAACGGCGCCGGCGGTCCGGTGCTCGAAAAGCTGGTGAAGCGCCTGCCGGGCGAGCACTTCACGCTCTACACCGACGTCGACGGCCGCTTCCCCAACCACCATCCCGACCCCACGGTCGAGGCGAACCTCGCCGACCTCAAGAAGCTCGTCGCCGACAAGAAGCTGGACTTCGGCATTGCCTTCGACGGCGACGCCGACCGCATCGGCGCGGTCGATGGCGAGGGCCGCGTGATCTGGGGCGACCAGTTGCTGATGGTACTCGCCGGTCCGGTACTGAAGGACTTGCCGGGCGCGACGATCATCGCCGACGTGAAGGCCAGCCAGACCCTGTTCGACCGCATCGCCGAAATGGGCGGCACTCCGCTGATGTGGAACACTGGCCATAGCCTGATCAAGTCGAAGATGAAGGAAACCGGTGCACCGCTCGCAGGCGAGATGAGCGGTCACATCTTCTTCAAGCATGAATGGTACGGCTTCGACGACGCGCTTTACGCCGCGGTCCGCCTGATCCGCGCGGTCAGCCAGAGCGGCAAGTCGTTGACCCAGCTCAAAAGCGAGATGCCGGTGTCGGTCGCGACCCCCGAGCTTCGCTTCCAGGTCGACGAAAGCCGCAAGTTCGCAGTCGTCGGCGAAGTCGCCGAGCGGCTCGCGGCCGAGGGCGCCTCGGTCGACAAGACCGACGGCGTTCGCGTCAAGACCGACGACGGCTGGTGGCTGCTCCGCGCTTCGAACACGCAGGACGTTCTCGTCGCGCGCGCCGAAGCTAGGGATCAGGCCGGGCTCGATCGCCTGATGGGCACGGTCAACTCGCAGCTTGAAGCGTCAGGTATCGAAGCGGTCGAAGCCGCGCATTAGGTCGGTCGGATCAGGGGCCTTTGTCCGCCTTGGGCAAAGGCGCCTCCGCCTCCCGCGCTCGCCGCAGCGCCATCGCGCGGCGGTAGGCCGAATATTCGTCGTTGCCGGTCTGGAATGGCTCGCGCCAATCCTCGCCCTTCACCGCCTGCGTAACCGCCTGGATCGTCTTGATCGCCATGGGCAGGATCGGGATGACGCCCGAGCCTTGGCATTTCGTCGGCAGATTGTGACAGCTCTCGGCAGTCGCGGCCTCCTTGCGGCCGCGCTCGCTGATCGGCGGCGCATGGCGCGATCGCTCGCCGGCAAGGATGTCCGGGTCAATGCGATAGTCGGGAATGCGCTTGGCACAGACCACGGCGTCGATATCGTCCTCCCCTTCCGGACATGGCGGGGGCATCAGATCGATGACCAGAGGCGCCGGATTGCTCGCGGCACCCGGCTGGCTTCCCGCCAGGACAATCGCCGTCCAGATGCTCGCGACCATCAGATCTTCCTCTCCAGCCGACCAAGCCTAGGCGGATTCCCCGAAACGACAACGCGTCCGATGGACGCATCCCGCTTGAGCCACGCGTCATCGAAGTGACATTGCGGTTTCATCGCCCGTACCTTTTTGCAGGCTACCTTGGCGAAGCGGGAGGAACCGGAGATGAACAAAGCCCATCGATCGAGAAAGACTGGCTTCGCGGTGCTGCTAGGCGGCGTGGTCGCGGGGCTGGCGTTGTTCGCTGTCCGTCGCCAACCGGCGTCCGACCCTTGGGCGGACTGGCTGGCAACGCACTAGGACAGACAAGTGGCCAAGTTACCGTCGGCCGCTTTTCGCGCTTGCTCGCTCTGAGCCGGGCCGGGCTCGATCACCGCGACGATGCACGGCGTTGGCTGAAGCCGCGCCACGACCAGCTTGCTTGAGTCGGGCCGCGACGGCGCCGAACCGTCGGCGACGCCAAGCCGGAAGGTCAGCGTCTCGGGACGCGCCGGATCGGCCCCGCGCCACTCGGCGGTCGGTCCGAGGGTGCTGAACGCGCCTTTCGCGACCAGCTCGTTGAGCTTGATGTCGGTCTTCGCCCCGCCCGGCGCGACGACCTCAATCCCCTGCCGAAGATCGCTCTCGCTGACTTCAAGCGCATAGCCTGCGGGTCCACCGCAGCGGCGAAGGACATAACCCGCCTCCTCGCGATTCTCACGGACGACGCGGCAGTTGGCGGCATCCAGCTTGGCGAAATTGCTCATCCGCGCCGGAGTATTCGAATGTGACGCAGGCGTTGCGGCCTCGGTCTGCGACGACGAGTTCGGCATCACCGGCGCAGCCTCGGCCGCTTCGGACTGATTCTCGACCGGCTGCGGCTGCTCGGTCGCGCCACACGCGGCCAGGCTCAGCGACAGCATGACGATGCTCGTCCTCATTCTTCCTCCTCATCTTCATAGCCAACCAGATTGAGTTCGCGCGACTTGATCTGGTGGGTCATGCACCAGTGCATCAGCGCATCCTCGCGGCCGTGGGTGATCCACACTTCCTTCGGCGCGACCTCGCGGATCGTGGTGGTCAGTTCGTCCCAGTCGCTGTGATCGGAAATGACCAGCGGCAGCTCTACATTCTTCTGCCGCGCGCGTTGACGGATCCGCATCCACCCCGATGCCATCGCGGTGACCGGATCGGGCAATCGCCGCGACCAGCGGTCATTAAGCGCCGACGGCGGGCAGATGATGATCCGCCCCTGCAACTCTTCCTTCTTCGCGCCCGCAACGGGCCGAAGCTCGCCGAGCGGAACGCCAAGCTCCTCGTACAGGCGGCACAAACGCTCCATCGCGCCATGGTAGTAGATCGGCTCGTCGTGTCCCCGCGCGCGGATTTCGGCGATCACCCGCTGCGCCTTGCCCAGCGCATAGGCGCCGACCAAGATGCAGCGCTCCGGCTCGGCGCGAAGGCGGTGAAGCAGCCGGTCGATCTCGCTGCCCGTGTCGGGATGGCGGAAGACCGGTAGGCCGAACGTCGCCTCGGTGATGAAGATGTCGCACGGCGTCACCACGAACGGTGCGCAGGTCGGGTCCGGGCGGCGCTTGTAGTCGCCCGACACGACCACTCGCTCGCCCTGATAGTCGAGGATGATCTGCGCCGATCCCAGCACATGGCCGGCGGGGACGAAGCTGACGTCGACCTCGCCCAGCCGAACCGTCTCGCCATAAGCGACCGGGTTGGCCGACTGCTGACCATAGCGGACGTCCATGATCGCCAGTGTTTCGGGCGTCGCCCACACCGCGCCATGACCGCCGCGCGCATGGTCGGCATGGCCGTGCGTCACCAGCGCCTTGTCCTTTGGTTGTGACGGATCGACCCACGCCCCGGCGGGTTTGACGAAGATGCCTTCGGGAAAAGGCTCGATCCAGGAACCCGGACGCGGCATTGCGGGGTTATAGCCGATGAGACGCCGGCAAGTTCCCGGCCCAGTCGAGAGGAATGACATGGAAGAAGGCAGCCTTTGGCCCATCGCGACGATCGTCGGCCCGATCATCCTGCTGGTGGCATTCGTGTGGGTGATCCTGCGCAACCGCCAGGCGAAGACCCCGCGCGACGTCACCGAACGCGCGACGCATGACCTGTATCAGGCCGAAGATCGCGACGCGAAGGCCGCCGAGCGTCGGAACGAGGACATCTGACCGACCTTCCCGATGTCATTGCCGGCTGGTTCGATAAGCGCGGCTGGGCGCCGCGCCGGCACCAGTTGGCGATGCTCGACGTCGCGCGGAAGGGCGACCACGCGCTGCTCGTCGCCGCCACCGGGGCGGGCAAGACGCTGGCAGGGTTCCTGCCGACTCTGGTTGACCTGATCGAGCGACCGACCGAAGGCCTGCACACGCTTTACGTGTCGCCGCTCAAGGCGCTCGCGGTCGACGTGCAGCGCAACCTGCTCGGCCCGATCGCCGAGATGGACCTGCCGATCCGGGTCGAAACGCGTAGCGGCGACACGCCGTCGGATCGCAAGGCGCGTCAGCGGGTGAAGCCCCCGCAGATCCTGCTGACCACGCCAGAATCACTGTCGCTGCTGCTGAGCTATCCTGACAGCGAGGCGATGTTCGCGGGCCTCCACACCGTCGTCGTCGATGAAATCCACGCCTTCGCCAAGGAGAAGCGCGGCGACCTGTTGTCGCTCGCGCTGTCGCGGCTGCAAGCGATCCGACCCGAAGTGCGCCGCGTCGGCCTGAGCGCGACCATCGCCGATCCCGACGCCTATCGCGCGTGGCTTGCGCCCGACGGCGACATCGACACCGTCGCGATGGTCCAGGGCGATCCCGGCGCCGAGCCCGACCTCACCATCCTGATCCCCGACGGCCGCGTGCCATGGTCGGGCCATTCGGGCCGTTATGCGGCGAAGCAGGTCATGGAGCTGATCGAACAGCACAAGACGACGCTCGTCTTCTGCAACACGCGCAGCCTCGCGGAGCTGATCTTCCAGGAATTGTGGACCGCCAACGACGCGCAACTCCCGATCGGCATCCACCACGGCAGCCTAAGCCTCGAGGCCAGGCGCAAGGTCGAGGCGGCGATGAGCGACGGCCGCCTGCGCGCGCTCGTCGCCACGGCCAGCCTCGATCTCGGCATCGACTGGGGCGACGTCGACCTCGTCGTGCAGATGGGCGCGCCGAAGGGAAGCTCGCGCCTGCTCCAGCGCATCGGCCGTGCCAACCACCGGCTCGACGAGCCGTCGCGCGGAATGGTCGTGCCCGGGAACCGCTTCGAATATCTGGAGGCACGGGCGGCGCTCGACGCGGTCGACGCAAAGGAGCTCGACCCCGAGATCTTCCGCCCGGGCACGCTCGACGTGCTTGCCCAGCATATCCTCTCGGTCGCGTGCGCGGCACCGTTCGAGGAGGCCGCGCTGCTTGCCGAGGTGCGCACCGCCGCGCCCTACTCGGGGCTGACCGACGAGACGTGGCGCCAGGTGCTCGAATATATCGCGACCGGCGGCTACGCGCTGCGCGCCTACGACAAATTCAAACGGCTGGTCGAAGACAGGCCCGGCCACTGGCGCGTCACCCGGCCCGCGGTGATCGCACAGCATCGCCTCAATGCCGGGGTGATCGTCGACAATCCGATGATGGACGTCCGATTCAAGAACGGGCGGATGCTCGGCCGTGTCGAGGAAGGCTTTGCCTCGACGCTGACGATCGGCGACCACATCTTCTTCGCGGGCCTCAGCCTTGAGGTCGTCGGCATGAA
Above is a genomic segment from Sphingomonas sp. LY29 containing:
- the pgmG gene encoding phosphoglucomutase/phosphomannomutase PgmG, with translation MHQFNRTILREYDVRGIVGSTLFPEDARALGRSYAALAIGEGAKRIAVGRDGRTHSPEMEAALLQGLTEGGLDVVKIGMGPSPMLYFAVATLDVDGGIQVTGSHNPADYNGFKMLLNGRSVFGTEIQDLGRRAAEGDWTEGQGQVSETDVIDDYVDALVKGFDGNAYRIGWDAGNGAGGPVLEKLVKRLPGEHFTLYTDVDGRFPNHHPDPTVEANLADLKKLVADKKLDFGIAFDGDADRIGAVDGEGRVIWGDQLLMVLAGPVLKDLPGATIIADVKASQTLFDRIAEMGGTPLMWNTGHSLIKSKMKETGAPLAGEMSGHIFFKHEWYGFDDALYAAVRLIRAVSQSGKSLTQLKSEMPVSVATPELRFQVDESRKFAVVGEVAERLAAEGASVDKTDGVRVKTDDGWWLLRASNTQDVLVARAEARDQAGLDRLMGTVNSQLEASGIEAVEAAH
- a CDS encoding ligase-associated DNA damage response DEXH box helicase, giving the protein MAGWFDKRGWAPRRHQLAMLDVARKGDHALLVAATGAGKTLAGFLPTLVDLIERPTEGLHTLYVSPLKALAVDVQRNLLGPIAEMDLPIRVETRSGDTPSDRKARQRVKPPQILLTTPESLSLLLSYPDSEAMFAGLHTVVVDEIHAFAKEKRGDLLSLALSRLQAIRPEVRRVGLSATIADPDAYRAWLAPDGDIDTVAMVQGDPGAEPDLTILIPDGRVPWSGHSGRYAAKQVMELIEQHKTTLVFCNTRSLAELIFQELWTANDAQLPIGIHHGSLSLEARRKVEAAMSDGRLRALVATASLDLGIDWGDVDLVVQMGAPKGSSRLLQRIGRANHRLDEPSRGMVVPGNRFEYLEARAALDAVDAKELDPEIFRPGTLDVLAQHILSVACAAPFEEAALLAEVRTAAPYSGLTDETWRQVLEYIATGGYALRAYDKFKRLVEDRPGHWRVTRPAVIAQHRLNAGVIVDNPMMDVRFKNGRMLGRVEEGFASTLTIGDHIFFAGLSLEVVGMKDSDILVRASTKQARLVTYGGQRMSMSTHLADRVRGYLADDRDWHRFPDDVREWLEVQKRRSILPQPDQLLVETFPHEGRHFMCAYSFEGWNAHQSLGMLVTKRMESAGLKPLGFVANDYAIACYGLEPVTDPRPLFSPDILEQEFVEWIEQSHLLKRAFREVAVIGGLVERQHPGKRKTGKQVSFSTDLIYDVLRKYEPGHLLLKAAWEDARARMTELGRLARLVDRAAETMVHVQAERVTPLAVPLMVVIGRESVPAGTAEDQLLIEAEALAAEAMRLD
- the panC gene encoding pantoate--beta-alanine ligase is translated as MQIVRELSDLAAALAPWRANGETIALVPTMGALHAGHLALIAEARTRADRVAATIFVNPLQFAPTDDLDRYPRREAEDAALLGEAGCDLLWTPTATQLYPEGFETTVHVAGVSERWDGAARPGHFDGVATVVAKLFLAVRPTTAIFGEKDFQQLAVIRRMERDLGLGIAIHGVETVRDADGLALSSRNAYLSADERKRALALPMALEQARREISEGEPVSEVLDAARQSLRDAGFERIDYVALVDAATLEPVRTAEGEMRLLAAAVIGTTRLIDNIRVVSATVSN
- the pal gene encoding peptidoglycan-associated lipoprotein Pal, with product MNKTILIGMTALALTIGGCGRKTPVADASSGAIDPNAGAPVTAADDSVDLVELPAMQADLVAKAGSDTIYFGTDQYGLDQASRATLGAQARWMLANPSVRGSIEGHADERGTREYNLALGERRANSAKDFLIASGVPAGRLTVISWGKERPAAQGSDESAWAQNRRAVTVVVK
- a CDS encoding division plane positioning ATPase MipZ — translated: MGQPHFIIFANEKGGTGKSTTAVHTAVALAASGHRVAALDLDQRQRTMTRYLENRDATMRRLDKKLPHAVYEVLEDQREEALEAAIERLSEQADVIVIDTPGRDDPIARAAIQKADTLVTPMNDSFVDLDLIGQVHPENYKITKPSFYAEMIWNSRTQRAKATGRSVDWVVLRNRLQHIESHNLRRVGAALDELARRVGFRVIPGLGERVIYRELFPKGLTLLDLADIGEVAVGHIAARQELREMIAGLAIPARADIGQAPKAAAAG
- a CDS encoding ligase-associated DNA damage response exonuclease, translating into MPRPGSWIEPFPEGIFVKPAGAWVDPSQPKDKALVTHGHADHARGGHGAVWATPETLAIMDVRYGQQSANPVAYGETVRLGEVDVSFVPAGHVLGSAQIILDYQGERVVVSGDYKRRPDPTCAPFVVTPCDIFITEATFGLPVFRHPDTGSEIDRLLHRLRAEPERCILVGAYALGKAQRVIAEIRARGHDEPIYYHGAMERLCRLYEELGVPLGELRPVAGAKKEELQGRIIICPPSALNDRWSRRLPDPVTAMASGWMRIRQRARQKNVELPLVISDHSDWDELTTTIREVAPKEVWITHGREDALMHWCMTHQIKSRELNLVGYEDEEEE
- the tolB gene encoding Tol-Pal system beta propeller repeat protein TolB, yielding MSIRLFALLTLLAPMPALAQEEPPPVEVEIVGGGVKGNVTIAIPAFPSQAGPGDGVGRQIAEVISADLRSTGLFTPLGPNGVATYGASQAATPAYPTWRAAGASALVSGYVESGAGGRLTLACYLFDVTAGRELARQGFAVNAGDWRRAAHKCADLVYSRLSGEQPFLDTRVVYVAETGPKNARVKRIAIMDSDGSNHRYLTPGQATVLTPRFSPRGDKLVYMSYQGRRPRVYVMDMASGSTRLLVPGTAFTFAPRFSPDGNRIVFSMASGGNTDIYVVGANGGTPQRLTSTPGADTAPSFSPDGRRITFESDRSGSQQIYVMNDDGSGQRRISFGGGAFATPVWSPRGDLIAFTKIGGGAFRVGVMNSSGSGERLLTNAWQDEGPSWAPNGQFVMFHRTAQGSGNATLYSVSINGGQPRRMPTPVGGSDPSWSPLND